The Anolis carolinensis isolate JA03-04 chromosome 2, rAnoCar3.1.pri, whole genome shotgun sequence genome contains the following window.
tggacttcgcaagtccGCAAACCCAGCTTCCTTGCTTTgccaatccaagtattcaagaactgccttgtctttccaagtattcaagaattgcctcgcttcgctcttagccacggaccttgctccaagaatcaagtcttgcctcgtaccttgttgtggatttttaccttggaccctgaaagaccctggacgtttccccacactattgcttggcattagtgtgtgtttcggtttgggatttaactttgaactctaatatcatttattggacaaactatttctggactatatttgacctcatttgaaaggtctgcttctggactatattttctacttgcttttattattcttatatatttccttaataaagatattagatagtttattggcctccgtgtatggttcttggtgctccgtagccttgggcgtgacacCTGGCTCCTGAGTGCCCGGCATTGACACAAATACCACAGGACAAGCAGGCACCAAGATCATATTGACTTATTTGCATTAACCTTAATATCCACTGCAGGTCAAATATGTATAACTCAGGAGTGTGCTACAGCTGGGAGGTTAGAAGCCACTTTGTTCCATTCCTTCCCCCTGCAACATAGCTGGGTTTATTGGTTGGGCAAAAAGCTCTCCCAGGCACTAATTCTCTGGAGGACCTTATAGGAGCCACACTTTTGAGAAGACATcccattacatcagtggttctcaacctgtggatcgccagatgttttggccttcaactcccagaaatcctaacacctgaggactcacaggttgagagccactgcattTCATCCTGACACACAGTGCAGACAGATTGTCacagtaattttaaaatgtatatagcaGTAACAGACTGGGAGGTGCACTGAAACAGCTATCATTTGAAATGTTTGcaagctttaaaatatatatatgtattaaggAACTGAAGCAATTTTATTTGACATTTTAGACCTAGTTTAGGAAGATTCCATGAATGATGAGTACTGAGTAGAAGACATCACTTTATTGCATCCAAGTTATTTTGCAATAGAGTTACTTTACTGGGGGTTCAGCAACAGCCTAtgtacagtgtggtggtgagtttttaaaaaaaggtttttaaaatctttatatGAAGCAATACCCACCATACTCTTCTGATAAAAAGTAAGGTCTCTAAACCAGAAATTAGCAGCAGGGAAAAACTACCACTGAACTAAAACCATGGCTTTCAACAAATCACCTGTTCATTTACAAAACTTAAAGTAGGAATGATCAGGGCATCATGGCCTTAAAAGCTGAATGCTTAAGTGTTGGAAAAGAGAAATCAATTAGTTTCTGAGCGTCTCTTACACCTTCTGTAAAAGCTGTTGCATCTTCATAGCATAATATTGCTAGAAGACtcgggtacatctacactggaaTTAATACAGGATGGCATCACTAACTACCATGGTGGAAGGCTAGGAAATCATGGGAATCATAGTTTGGTAAGGCTGCGGAACTTTTTGCCAGAGAAGGAGCCACAGCATGGAgtcttggcagttaaaatgttgtcaaactgaattaattttacagtatagatgtgccccaaAAAGTATTCTAGAGGAAAACCACTAGTGCAAAGAATTTAATTTGCAATACTGAAGTTGTGAATATGCAAAATGGTCTGAAGTTCTTGCAAGACATTTATTAAAGAGTTTACCCAGCAACTCCAGGTGACAAGAAAACACTGCATGGAGAATTGAGCTGTGGCATGGGGAGAAGAAAAACCAATGATATATTCATGTACTTGCAGGCAAAGACGACAGTTAAGTTACACTGGTTCACTTATACTCCTCAGTGGATGCTCCCttccaacaaaaaaagaaaaccatactGACTCCAAGACATGACAATTGTAAACTAAAAATTTTGAATTCTGAGATGAAATATAGGCTGTGATTAACATCGTTGCTGTTTGCCCTCTTGTATGATTCTTAACATCTCTTCCCAATGAAGACAACAGTGAAGCCTTAAAAACTTGCATGATGTATTTAAATGAGAAATAAATGTattgctgttttgtgggttttgaaTTAAGGTTCTTCAAAATGCCATTCAATTTTAGTATTCCATTATCTACATGCAATATTTGCTCACTGGGAACAATTCTTTATTTGAAAGTGTGACTGTTCAAGGTTTGATGATACTGCAGAGAAGATATTTTAAGAATCAaattaaacattttcaaaaacCCATTCTGGGACAGCTTAATCTCTATATTTTATACTAGCCTGTATTTGTAAAAGTGTTGCCCGAATCAGGTTATTTGAGAACTCTGGTTAAGACTCAAATTTTTGTCATCAAAACAAGTATCTTCATTCACACATTTATACAAGATGACAGAACTATttacaaaatacatacaaaatgaAGTATTTAAACACTGTAAAACTGAGCCTGGGAagccttttgaactatttacgGTAAACATTAATCTATGCAGGTGCTGTAAACGTTTCAATGTGTAggatacattttgttttgttttcagattagATTTTATTGATACAAGTCTTCTGGTTTGCTAAACTggtagaaaaagaggaaattgATATCTTAAACTGTATTTAGGGCTGTTGTCGCATGCAAGTATGGAAAAAATAATTGTAGAGGTCATGGTTTCATTTTCACTCTGAACTATAAAAAACTTCTGAACtacaaaatttttcaaaataacaCTATTTTGTTGGAGGCTATAGGACTGAGGGAAAATTTACATTTTTAACATGTATAATCATGAACTTGTATTAAAACTATAGACATTACAGGTGCATTCAAAACCGTATTCAAAAgtccaataaaaaataaacacaagacACTTTTTGTTGCTCCAGATGACAATTCAAGCATTAACTTTGCATGATAGCTACCCAACAGCTGCCCTCTGGTCCCAGTTTTAACAgtcccaagtgaaggcttttagTTTGGCCCATTTGAGTCCAATAATAAAGACAGTCTgttcagaacacagaaatgagGGCGAAGACTCCGTATAACAGAGCACAGGGATACGCTACTAGAAGTTGCTGTCCTTCCATGGCTAAAGCTGAAATGAAGATTTTGGAAGCGGAAAAACTACACCATCCAATAATTGCAGCAGCAAGTATAACTCCCATCAGGCCCCTGAAAGACAAACAGATTAAGAACACTGAATAATGGTGTCACATAATCATATACCCATCAAGAGTCCCCTGCATTCTTTAATGATGTTACCTATATTTACTCAAGCATAATACACCATCAAATTCAATGTGTACCTCAATTTTGAGGGGGCACATTACAAAAAATGGATTTCCCACTGAATATAATGTGCCTACCAGGGCACACATAGCACACCAGGGAGGCAAGCATTATGGATGAGGCCATTTGAGAAGTCATGCCCCTCTAAGTCTGGCATGATTTCCAACTGGCCCCATTTTACAAGGCATTCAAAATCGAGGAGGAGGTTTTGAAGGCCTCCTGAAGGAGGCTAGTTGGGAACCACGTGGGACTGAGCCTGACGGGGTGGGAAAGAAACCCAAAGGGCCCTCCAGGAGGCATGATTGACAGCAAAGCAACAGGAACAACTGGGCCACCAGCCAGGCACTCCTCCTTCTTTGGGTGCCACAAAACTCTGAATCTGTCGCCACTACTGTACAACCGTTTCAAAAATATGGTATCACTACTTACTGTAACGAAAATACAATAGCGCAGCCAGAAAGTACAATCATAGGAAGGAGGCAGTATCCAAGGACACTAGCAACGCAGCCGAAGGAAACACCCGTCATACTCATTAAGTTGAGGAGGCAGAACATTCCTAAACACCCAATCGCACTAATACCATATACATAGCCAAACTGAATTTTGCCAGCCTGAAAGAAAGCAAACATTGAATATGCCAACATTATTAAGACGAAATTTGCATACAGCATTTTATTTCCACACACTCCTCAGCTATTAGAAGAAACGATGACAAATTAGGAAGacaaattaaaatcaaaatgAGAAAAAGTCATTAACAATTTATACTAAGGAAGAATTAAATCTGTTCTTTTTGtcttgatattttaaaatattgctcgTTCTACTTTTACAGAGGTTTTTGAACAGGAGAAGAGTCTTTTGTATAACAATTCCAATATCTTTCAAGAATCGCCTTTCAAGAAAATAGTATAATACAGGCTATccaaaaacagacaaaacattcaTTTTCAGTTCAGTTAACTAATTCCATGCCATGTGGTTTTGGTTGCTTTTTTGGGTGATTTTTAGGTTCTTAGTACAATGTAATATTGTACTGCTTTCTTCTTTAAATTAGTAAACTTTGtgaaaaaattacttttaaataaGTTTTCCTAAATCAGGTTGAAAACAATTAAGAAAAATTCTTGATTTCAGAcgggactcaagcctcaactgctTACACTAAAGAACTGTGCAATTAtcagagaagagcaaagtgagtATCTACTGTATTTGAGTCTTGTTTGGACAATCTCTGAACCACAGTCTTAACAAAATGCTTTATAAtcaccctcccctccccctcccccccccccacaaacacacaaaccTTCTATGAATATTTTTAAACTACTGTTACCCTTCCATATCTATGGAGTTAGTCATCCACGGCTTAAAAATATTGGGAAAAAAATGCCAAAacgaactttgattttgccattttacattttTACATTTCAATACATTATTGTAAATAATGGGActagagcatccacagattttggtatggagggggaagaggaggtttttggaaccaaacctcagtgaaTACCAAGGGCCCTTTGCATTATTTTGACACTAGAGTTGTACTGTGTAGGTTGTTGTGTTAGTGATTTTTCCCCCAGGATCAGACTCCACACAGAGCTCAACACTGAATGATTCCTTTTGATCtataaaaaaaaataaccagCAATAACTATTACCACTTACATGGAAAGGTTTCTTCTTTAGAAGTAAAACCTGCGATATTCACCAGATTACTTTTATAGAATGATGTACAGCCTAACACACCAAACTGTTGAGGTTATGCAAAAAAGACAGTATTGCAATTTGTTGCATGTTTAGTAGGctcatttatattttaagaaaacaGGCCTATTAAAATTCTTGATTTACATTTCTGTcttaacatttaaataaaatgaCAAGAATATACATCAGCGACTAACACCTTACCAGCAATAAGGTGGCACCAAAGGCTAAGCAAAAGACCATGGGCCCTGCCAAGTCTGTTTCATTCATGATACTGCCATCAGCTGCTTTCAGTGGGTGGAGTACTGTTAGGGTCTTCTGCCAGATGTGATCAAAATTGATGC
Protein-coding sequences here:
- the yipf5 gene encoding protein YIPF5 isoform X1 is translated as MSGFDNFNTDFYQTSYSIDDQSQQYGGDHGGGTYSKQYAGYEYSQQGGYIPPEMMPQQQPYTGQIFQPTPTYTPSSPQSFYGSNFEDEPPLLEELGINFDHIWQKTLTVLHPLKAADGSIMNETDLAGPMVFCLAFGATLLLAGKIQFGYVYGISAIGCLGMFCLLNLMSMTGVSFGCVASVLGYCLLPMIVLSGCAIVFSLQGLMGVILAAAIIGWCSFSASKIFISALAMEGQQLLVAYPCALLYGVFALISVF
- the yipf5 gene encoding protein YIPF5 isoform X2; this encodes MMPQQQPYTGQIFQPTPTYTPSSPQSFYGSNFEDEPPLLEELGINFDHIWQKTLTVLHPLKAADGSIMNETDLAGPMVFCLAFGATLLLAGKIQFGYVYGISAIGCLGMFCLLNLMSMTGVSFGCVASVLGYCLLPMIVLSGCAIVFSLQGLMGVILAAAIIGWCSFSASKIFISALAMEGQQLLVAYPCALLYGVFALISVF